Proteins encoded together in one Miscanthus floridulus cultivar M001 chromosome 16, ASM1932011v1, whole genome shotgun sequence window:
- the LOC136510585 gene encoding uncharacterized protein, translating to MYFDGALNINGAGVGILFITPIKDKLRYVLWMHVLASNNAMEYEACLHGLRIAVELGVKRLMVYEDSALVINQPNKDWSCSSNKMGAYYIEIRKLEGKFYGIEYRHMV from the exons atgtacttcgatggcgcccttaacatcaacggtgctggtgtgggcattctgttcattacgccgatcaaggataagctacgttatGTTCTCTGGATGCACGTCTTGGCCTCCAATAACGCCATGGAATacgaagcgtgtctccatggtcttcgtatagctgtcgagctcggcgtcaaacgcctcatggtgtacgaGGACTctgcgctggttatcaaccagcccAACAAGGACTGGTCTTGTTCCAGCAATAAGATGGGTGCTTACTACATTGaaatcagaaagcttgaaggaaaattctatggcattgagtatcgccacatg GTTTGA